CAGACATTTCTTCATCACGCAGTTAAATTAGAAGATCTTAAAATGGTTAAGCAATTCATAAGTAAAGGTGCAAAATTAAATTGCGTTGATCAAAATGGCTGCACGCCATTGAATTTAGCAATAAAGTCTCGTAATGTTGATATTGCTAACTTACTGCTAAATGTAGGTGCTGATATAAGATATACTTATTCTCCTAGTAAAGGAAATATTATACAAGTTTACACTGAAGAAGATTATGAGTTTTTTACTCCACTGTTGAGCAAAAGAATTGATCCATTGGTGATGCAAAAAGATCATGGCACCACTTTACAACAGGTAAGCAATACTAACTTTCTTCAAAAAAGATCAGTTGCATAATTTTAATATTTATTGAATAAATTTAAATAATAAGTAACCTTTAAGGGTTAAGTATTTTTATAGACTATGATTGAAATAAGCGGTCCTGAGTTTTGTTTAGATAAGTCAGCAGAAAATTTAGTTATTTTACTACATGGGTGGGGTGCAAGCGGCAATAATTTTATTGAAATTGGCAAAGCAATGAGTAAATTTTTGCCAAACTCTTTTTTTGTTGCACCAAATGCGCCATTCGAACGTGAAGTTGGCGGCTATCAATGGTTTAGTCTAGAGGATAGGAGCGAGGTTGCTATACTTACTGGCATAAAAAAAGCAGCTGATATCTTAAATGATTTTATTGATATGAAGCTTAAGAATTTCGGTTTTAGTGAAAAGCAATTATCTTTAGTTGGTTTTTCACAAGGAGCGATGATGGCTCTTCATACGTCTCTTCGTCGCTCTAATCCTTGCTCTTCAGTTGTTGCATATTCAGGAAGACTGTTAGCACCATCAAAACTGCCTAGAGAATTAAAGTCAAAACCTAACATATGCATAATTCATAGCAGAGATGATGCAGTTGTTCCTTTTACTGCTTTTGAAGCAGCAATAGAAGCTCTAACTAACAATAACATAGAAATAGAAAGTCATAGTTTAGATGGAATAGGACATACTATTGATGATAAAGGAGTAAATTTTGGAGCTGCATTTATTAAAAAACACTTTTTAAATCAAGCTTAACACCTCATTTGATATAATAATATTGTTTTTTAATACGATCTTATTTTCTGCAATAAGCTTTATAGAGTGCGGGTAACATATATGCTCCATTTTTAAGATGCGCTCAGATAGAGTCGCTACATTATCATTTTGTAGCACTGAAATTGCTGCTTGGAAAATTATAGGTCCAGCATCTACTGTAGGAACAACATAATGTACAGTACATCCGGTAATTTTAACACCTGCATCTAATGCTTGCCTTTGTGCATTTAAACCTTTAAATGCGGGAAGTAAAGAGGGATGGGTGTTAATTACTTTACTCTCCCACTCTTTTAAAAAGTCAGCACTAAGTAGCCTCATAAAACCTGCAAGACAAACTAAATCAACTTTATAATCATGCAGTATTGTGTTAATTCTATCTATATCTAAAGGATTATTTTCTACTTCAAAGGTTGAAATATTATGCTTTCTAGCGGACAATATTCCTTGTGCATCAGGATTATTTGAAATAACGCATTCAACTTGAGCTGGAAAATTATCATCTAAGCAAGCATTTATTAGAGCTTGCATGTTAGTCCCCCTGCCAGAAATTAATACCCCTAACTTAATTTTTTTTATAGGCATTTAATTTTCGTAATATTTCGCAACAAGCCTATTTAATAATCTAACACCAAAACCAGTTGCCCCTTTTGGACATACATGTGCATCTTCTTTATTCCAAGCTGTACCTGCAATATCTAAGTGAGCCCAAGTAGCATTGTCTACAAAACGCTGTAAAAATTGAGCAGCTGTAATACTATCTGCACCAGAACCAATTGTGGCAATGTTTTGCATATCAGCAACTGGAGAATCAATCATTTTATTATACTCTTCGCTTAGAGGAAATTGCCATAGCTTTTCACCTGATTCATTGCCAGCATCAAGTAAATTATTTGCTAATTCTTCGTTATTTGAAAATAGCCCGGCATATTGATTGTTTCCTAAAGCAACTACTATAGCACCAGTTAAGGTTGCTAGATCAATCATAACCTGTGGTGTAAACATCTTTTGTGTGTACCACAGAGCATCTGCAAGTACTAATCTGCCTTCAGCATCAGTATTTAGCACTTCAATTGTTTGCCCAGACATTGAGGTTACTATATCACTTGGTCTCTGGGCATTACCACCTATTGCATTTTCTGCAAGTGCAACTACTCCTATAGCATTGACTTTGGCTTTGCGTCCTGCTAAAGTGCGCATGGTACCAACCACTGCTGCAGAACCTGCCATATCATACTTCATTTCCCACATTCCACGTGCAGGCTTCAAAGAAATTCCACCAGTATCAAATGTTATACCTTTACCAACAAAAGCAATGGGCTTTTGATTTTTAGGCCCTCCATTCCATTTTATTATTACTAATCTTGATTCTTTTTCACTACCTTGACCAACTCCAAGCAGCGCACCCATCCCTTTCTTGCGCATGTCATTTTCGTTTAAAATTTCAATGTCTAAATCAAGCTTAGAAAGCTCTTTTTTAATTTCTTGAGCATATGATTCAGGATATAATGCGTTTGGTGGCTCACTTACAAGAGAACGCGCTAGAAAAATACCCTGTCCTTCTTCACCTAAATTATTATATAGATTTTGTACATCTTTTAAATGGTTTTCATTTACTAAAAGTGTGATTTTTTCTGGATCTATTGTTTCTTCTCTTATTTTAGTGATATATTTATTAAATTTGAAGCTGCGCAAAAATGCCCCATATGCAATATTTGCACTCAAATTTGCTTCATTGCTATCAGTGAGAATAGCAGCTTGTTTTAATTGCAATTCTTTAAGTTTAGTATATATGATATCGCCAATGCTTAATGCTTTATTTTCGTTCCACTCATCCTTTTTACCAAAACCTACAACTAATATTAATTGATCATTGTTGTCTTTGTTTTGCAGCGTTATTGGTAAAAATTCCCCAAATTTTCCAGTAAAATTACCAATATTTTTAATATAAGAAAGGACTTGCTGCTCCTGTTCTTTTAAAAACGTAACATTACTTATATCACTGAATCCTTCAAATAACCCAATAACAACTACAGCTGCTTTTAAAAAAGAGTTAATATTAGAGGTTATAAATACTACTTCTAGCATGCCATGAATAAATTAAATAATAATTTAAGAGTATAACAAGCTAATCCTTAATACAACAAGTTTTATAAATTACTTGACACCACTTTCTCTTATAATAAGCTAATATTTTTTAAGGTTAGTTTATTTATGTTTTCCTCTAAAGCCTTTGCTGCAGAGAATGCGAGTTCTTCAAGTGTAATTGCTGGTTTTGTTCCCCTAATTTTAATATTTATTGTATTTTATTTTCTTATAATTAGACCACAACAAAAGAAATTAAAAGAACATAATAAACTGCTTGATGCAATTAAACGTGGAGACAAAATTGTTACTTCTGGTGGCATTATGGGAGTGATAAGTAAAATTGATACAGCAAATTCAACCTTCTCAATTGAAATAGCTCCTAAAATTGAGATAAAAGTACTAAAGACAGCTATATCAAAAGTTCTAGGTAAAGAACCAAACACAAATAAAAATAAGAAAACAAATAAGCAAGATCAATCAAAATCTAACGAAAATAAATTAAAAGATAAAGAAGAAGAAAAAGAAGATAGTGAGGAAATTAACTAAATTTTTCTTATATTAAAAAATTTCTATAATATAGAGCTTCAAAACAATATTCTATTAATTGCTGGAGGTCTTCAGCATAAAAAAACAGATGTTATTTGCGTTTCTAAAAATACAGAAAAAGAATCTATATTAAATATCCTGCCTAGAGTATCAGAAAGTAAAATTGAAGTAACTATAGTTAGGTGATAACAATATCAAAAATCAGTTCTGTGCTGATAGAGATAATAATGTACTTAAAATACTGAATATTTTGAAAGCATTAAGGAAGAGCAGATCACTAAAAATTAAAAGCAATCAAACCATTATTTGCTTCATTTATATCTGCAAAATCACAGTTATTTTACTTCCAGCCAAACTGATCTGCTACCATTATAGATTCATTTAAGTATTTATCAAGCTCTTGAAGAGGTAGGTCACTCTGTTTATAATGACCCCAAGCTTTTAGTATTTGTGAAACTTCAACATCATCCCTTATAGGATATTCATGATTCATTTCTGTATACAAGCGTTGTGCCTTTTTACTTACTAAAAATTCCAATAACTTAATGGCATTATCCTTATTTTTTGCATTTTTTATCACTGCACCACCACTTATATTAATCATAGCTCCGTTGCTGTTTTGATTGGGAAAAAAAACTTTTAATTTCTCAGATGCTTTATCAGAAGCAAGTACTCTAGCAAAGTAATAGCTGTTAACAATAGCAACTGCTCCTTCACCTGCTGCTACTGCATAGATTTGATCTGTATCGCCACCACTTGGCTTTCTTGCAAAATTATAAACTAATCCTTTAATCCATTCTTTTGTACACTCTAAACCATCAGTTGCAATCATAAATGCAATAAGTGATTGATTATAAGGACTACTAGAGGAACGTGTGAGTATTTTTCCTTTCCATTTTGGATCCGCTAGATCTTCATAAGTACTAAGATCTCCAGCATCAATAAGTTCCTTATTATAAACCAAAATTCTTGCTCTTTTTGTTAAACCAAACCAATAATTATCGCTGTCTCTAAAATTCTCTGGGATCACATCTTCCAGTATCTTAGACTCTATTTTAGACAGTAGCTCTCTTCTTTTTGCTGAAATTAAATTTGTTACATCAGCAGTTAAAAATAAATCACCATTGTTCTCGTTTTCTATTCTTATAAGCAATTGAGCATAATCATCATTAATATAGTTAATTTTTATGCCTGTTTCTTTGGTAAACTCATTAAACAATGAGTGCATTAATTCTTCTTTCCGCGTGGAGTATACATTGACTACCTCATCACTTTTATTTAGCCTTTGATTTTGAAAATATATTAAAATTAAGGTAACTAATAGAATTACAATAGTAATGAAAAATTTTCTCATATCTTTCTTACAGCTAAATTTTATTATTAAGGATTAAAATAGTAACTGTCAAGCTAACATAGAAATTTTAAGATTAAACTTAAAAATATTGCAAATATATAAATATTTCTATACTATACGTTAAAAATACTCATTTGATAAGTTGAGAGGATATATGGCTGAGCTAGATGCAATAAATGAAAGTATAAAAACTGAAGGTTCTTTAGAATCAAATGAAAGCATAGAAAACAGAGTAAAAGAAATTATATCAAATCAATTTAAAAAAGATATAAGCCAACTTAGTACTTCTTCAACATTTAACGATCTTGGAGCAGATAGTTTAGATACAGTTGAGGTTATTATGGCTGTTGAAGATGCATTTAGCATTAGTATATCAGATGATGATGCACAAAAAATGCAAAATTTAGGCGATATAGTAAAGTACATAGAAGATAAAATAAAAAGTAATTAATATTTATGAACAAGCGAGTAGTGATTACTGGTATTGGTCTGGTAACTCCTTTAGCAGCAAATGTTAAAAATACATGGAAGAGATTAATTGACGGAGAATCTGGAATCAAACTTATCGATAGGTTCTGCGCAGAGGATCTTAGTTGTAAAATTGGTGGGCAGGTTCCTTTAAAATCTGAAAATTATGAATATGGTCTTGAGCTTACAGATTATATAAATGAAAAAGATATCAGAAAAATGGATACTTTTATTCATTATGGTCTTGTTGCAGCACAACAAGCAGTTGAAGATGCTGGTCTTGTTTGTAATTCTCAACTTGTAGAAAGTGTTAATCCTGGACGTATTGGAGTTGTTGTAGGTTCTGGGATTGGTGGCTTGCCACGTATAGAGGAAACAGTTATATGCTTAAGTGAAAAAGGTCCAAGAAGAGTTAGTCCTTTTTTTGTTCCTGCAAGTTTGATCAATTTAATTTCTGGTCATATCTCAATTAAATATGGGATTGAAGGTCCAAATGATTCGGCAGTTACAGCATGTGCAACAGGGGCTCATGCAATTGTAAATGCTGCACGGATGATAAAGTTAGGGGAAGTAGATGTTGTAGTTGCTGGCAGTGCAGAAGCTACTTTATGCAGGTTAGGAATTGCAGGATTTGCAGCAGCTAAAGCGCTGTCAACTAAATTTAATGACGAACCTAATAAAGCTTCAAGACCTTGGGATCAAGAACGTGATGGCTTTGTTATGGGTGAAGGAGCAGGTATAGTAATACTTGAAGAATATGGACATGCAAAGAAGCGTGATGCTAAAATATATGCGGAATTTTTAGGTTATGGTCTCTCAGGAGATGCGCACCACATCACTGCTCCAAGAGAAGATGGTGCTGGTGGAAAAAGAGCTATGCACCTTGCTTTAAAAAGTGCAAATATTGAATCGAATAAGATAGGATATATAAATGCTCATGGTACTTCAACACCACTTGGAGATTTAGCAGAAGTTAATGCCATTAAAAATTTGTTTGGCGATTATGCTTATAAAATACCAATTTCCTCAACAAAATCATCTATAGGACATTTGCTTGGAGCAGCAGGTAGTGTTGAGGCAATATTTTCTATTTTAGCATTAGAAAATAATATAGTGCCACCAACTTTAAATTTATTTAATCCATCTGAAGGTTGTGACTTAAATTTTGTACCTTTTAAAGCACAAGAACATAAAATTGATTTTGTTCTATCAAATTCTTTTGGCTTTGGTGGTACTAACGCATCTTTAATTTTTGGTAAGGCACACTGATTGTTTCTATAATAATTTATTAATATATTTTGAATAAAAATTTGTAAACGAATCAGTAGTATGGTTGATTCTCTTTTAGCCTAGCCACTATAGCTTCTTCCCAAATTTTACCATTAGCTAGCAATTTTTCCTTGTCATACATTAATTCTTCCCTTGTCTCAGTTGCAAATTCAAAATTTGGACCTTCAACAATTGCGTCAACAGGGCAAGCCTCTTGACAGAGACCACAATATATACATTTTGTCATATCAATATCATAGCGTGTGGTACGCCTACTTCCATCTTGACGTTCCTCTGCTTCTATAGTAATAGCTTGTGCTGGGCATATCGCCTCACACAATTTGCATGCTATACAACGTTCCTCACCGTTTGGGTACAGACGCAAGGCATGCTCACCACGAAATCTTGCGCTCAAAGGACCTTTTTCCATAGGGTATCTTATAGTTACTTTAGGCTTAAACATATACTTTAAAGTAATGTATAAACCTTTGATAAGTTCTATAAAAAACCAGTATTGAACTTTTTTTAACTTCATATATACCACAAATTATAATATGTATTCTTACAATGTATAATAAAAAATCTATATCTTACGCAATATCCTATCTAATCTCAATTTTGGAGGTAACCAACTTTTAAAAGATAAAGCAACAATCTCAGCGCGACCAACTAAATTTTCCATAGGAATGAACCCTATATATCTACTATCCTGTGAATTATCTCTGTTGTCTCCCAAAACAAAAAAATGATCTTGAGGTACAGTATACACCTGTGTATTATTTGCATTGTCATTAAAATGCTTATCTAATTTCAGTACTTCATACTTTCTACCGTTATAGATAATTTCTTCATAACGAGGAACTACAGCTTTATTGTCATTTCGATCTATATCAACAAAATCGGTAATTTTTTCATGTTTCATTTTCTTATTATTAATGTATAAGTCACCATTAATTAATTGTATCTTGTCTCCTGGAAGACCTATAATCCTTTTTATGTAATTAATGCTTTCTTTGCCTACTGGGCGAAAAACAACGACATCACCCGCTTGTGGCTTATGATAAAAAATCCGACCTTTAAATATTTTAGGAGCAAAAGGAAAAGAATACCTACTATAACCATAAGCATATTTATTGACAAAAATGTAATCACCAACGAGTAAAGTACTCTTCATTGAACCAGATGGTATATGAAATGGTTCAAATAATAAGCTACGAAATAAAACAGCAACAAGCACCACTAGTATAAAAGAGCATACTGTTTTCCTTTTAGGACACTCGCAAATATTCTTCAACTGGTTAACCTTGTGTAATTATAAGTTACTTAACAAATAAATAGAAATAAGTCAATTATCTCCAAGCCTTAGTATAACACGTTCTTTGCCAATTAAAGGTAAAAGCTTAGCTAAACTTGGACCTTTATCAAGTCCAGTGAGAGCTAAACGTAGTTGCATAAACAGATCATTGCGTTCTATTTTAGTTTTTAGCATGATTGATTCTACCCATCTGGTCCAAGTATTTTCATCCCATTTCTCTTCTGGTAGCAAGCTAAGCACTAAGTTTATAAGCTCATTATCTATAATAACAGTTTTAATATTTGTTGTGCATATTTTCCACCACTTTTCAGTATCAGAAAATCTCTCTATGTTGTTCCTAATCAAATACCAAAAATCTGGAGATTGCATTGAATTTAAGCGCTCTTTAACTGATTCAAAAGACATATTGGAGAATATTTTTGCATTTAGTCTATATATATCAGATAAGTCAAACTTTACCGATGCAGCACTAAATTTCTGTATAGAAAATGACTCTACTAAAGATTTCATACTAGTTTGTGCTTTAATTACATCTGATGTACCAATTTTTGCCAAATAACTATTAATTGCCATAGGCTCAAGGCCATCTTCCTTTAAATATTTTATATTCAAACCACCCTTACGTTTAGATATCTTGTCTTCACCCATATGCAATAGAGAAAGATGAGCAAATTTTGGCACTTTAGCTTTAAGTGCGTTCATAATATGTATCTGCACAGCAGTGTTAGTGATATGATCTTCTCCGCGAATAATATGAGTGATATTATAATCAATATCGTCAATTGTAGAAGGAAGCATATATGTATAGCTGCCATCAGTCCTTTTTATGATTGGATCACTTATGTTTTTTACTAAAAATTTTACTTCACCGCGTATTTCATCATCCCAAAAAATAATAGCATCTTCATCTAACTTAAAGCGAAAATAAGGCTTCCTTTCATATTGCTCTTTCTGCTGAGCAGATAGTGTTAAAGAGTTTCTATCATAAATTGGCGGCAATCCTTGTTTTAATTGCATTTTGCGTTTGATGTCTAGCTCCTCTTTGCTTTCATAACAGGGATAAATATGTCCTTCCTTCATTAGAGAAGAAAATACTTCATTGTAACGTTCAAACCTCTCAGATTGTTTAAAGCTTAAATTTGTCTCAATACCAAGCCATTTTAAATCTTCTATAATGCTATCTATATACGTAACATTTGAGCGCTCAATATCAGTATCATCAAAACGTAATAGCAGCTTGCCATCACAACTCCGTGCATAAAGGTAACAAACCAAAGCTGTGCGTATATTGCCAACATGCAAATAACCAGTTGGACTGGGTGCAAAACGAGTTAACATCTCTATTTCTCAATAAGTTATAGTAACGTAATATAGCTTGTGTTTAGATTTTTGTCACATTCCTTCAAGGCAGAAATCTAAAAAATTTGAGAAACGTTATTTAATCTTTTTTCACTTCTTCCTGTTATTATAGAGATATTAATAAAACAGGGGATTAAATGTCTAATATAGAATTTATTGATGTTGCTGTTGATACCTACAACATGGTGACAATTGCACCAATAGGTTGTAATAATATAGGTATTGCTGATCAACGTGTCATTATAGGATACAAAGATCAAGCATTAGAAATCACTGAATATAGTGATCATATAAATGGTAACAACATAAAAGTACAAGCTAAGTTTGATGATGTTAATTTAAAATATTACAAGGAAGAACCAGGTGTTACAGATACTATAGGATTGATATTTTCACATGTAGACAAAGATCAATTCGAACAGCTTCGTAATTCATTATCTAATCCAGATATGTTTATCATTATAGGTGTTGAAAAAGATAATGAACACATCGATCTTACAAATATTGATTATAGTCAATTTAACAGCTGTTCTTAAAAAGAAAGAACTTTCTTAATTTTAACTAATATTTAGTAAATTTCAGTATAGTAAAGATAGCATCTTTACTATACTCTGCTTTTGTTTTAGCTATCAATATTAAACTTAATATATAAAATAGGAAAATAAAATTACTAAAGCATGAATCAAGAGTTTACTAGTGTTATAGATGATTTTAAACTGGAACAAAATTTTGCCGTTGCTGTCTCAGGGGGAATAGATAGCATGGTCCTACTTCATCTTGTAGCGCAGTGGGCAGGAGAAAAGAAAGAAGCAGTGCCAATAGTGCTTACCGTAAATCATAATCTGCGTTCAGAAGCAAAGGAAGAAGTTCTGTTTGTTTCAAAGCATGCAGAACAATTAGGCATTCCATGTTACATATTAAGCTGGGAAATAAAGGAGAAAATCAAAAGTAATGTACAATCACGCGCAAGAAATGCAAGATATGAGCTATTGACTCAGTGGTGTAAACAAAATCAAGTGAAACACCTTCTGACTGCTCATAATCTTGATGATCAAGCAGAAACTTTTTTCATTAGACTGGAGCGTGGTAGCGGTGTAGATGGTCTATCTGCAATGAGTAAAAAGAGCATTTTTAATGATATTTATATACTTAGGCCACTGCTTACGTTTAGTCGCAAAGTTTTAACAGAATATGCATTGAGCCATAATGTAAAGTGGATAGAAGACCCAAGCAATCGGGATAACAAGTATAAACGCACTATATACCGCAATTTCCTTAAAATTAGTGAAAATCCAGAAGTACTAATGAAACGAATATGCTTAACTAGTATGCACATGAAAAGAGCACTTATTGCGCTCATGCATTATACAAAAATTGCATTTAACCAATGTGTGATTATATCTGCTTTAGGCTACATAGAAATAAAATTGATTGAATTCTACCAATTACCAGAAGAGATAGCTACAAGAGTGCTTGTTTATTCTTTAATGGTAATAGGAGAGAAATATTATAAACCGCGTTATGGCAGTTTTAGCATCATATTCAATCAAATATGGCACAAAGATTATAAGAGAGATCATACACTGCATGGCTGCACAATAATGAAAAGCAAAGGTAATATAATGATCTTAAGAGAAGCTGCAAAAATTATAGATAAAACAATAGAACTGAAGCAAAATGAAACTATTGAATATGAGTGGGATAACAGATTTTTATGTACAATAAGAAATATTCCATGCAACCAGACTGTGACTATAACAATTCTGAAAACATATTCTCAATTACCAGAACATTTGAAAAAATATCATCAAAAGATAATATGTTCTTTACCTATTCTTGTAAAAGATGAAAAAATACTTGCCTATCCACACATAAATTGTGACAATGTAGATTTCTCAATTAGTAGTCATCCAGTTAAAGAAAACATAATGAATTGTATAAATTACATAACAGATGAGGAGGTTTTTGCGTGAGAAAAATTTTTGAAGGTTTACTAATTTGGCTAGTTATCATTACTATTGTTGCAGTTGTATATTTTCAATTAAATGGGAGAGTTTTAAGTAAAAATAACATAAATTTACCTTTTTCTAGCTTTCTCAATAAGCTTGATGGAAATGAAATTGAAAGTGTCGTAATTAAACAAAATAGTATTGAAGGAAAATTAAAGGATGGCTCGAGCTTTATTTCAAGTGGCATAATTTACAATGACTTGATAAAAATGCTCCATGATAAACAAGTAAATTTTAGCTTCTCAACTGGTGAATCCTTCTTAGGTCTGATTGGTAGTGTATTAATATCATGGTTTCCTATGTTTCTACTTATCATAGTATGGTTTGTTTTTCTAAAACAAATGCAAGCTGGTGGCAATAGAACCATGAGCTTTGGCAAGTCCAGAGCACGACTGATGACAGATAATAGAAAAAGAATTACATTTGATGATGTTGCCGGTATTGATGAGGCAAAAGAGGAATTAGTAGAAATTGTTGACTTCTTGAAACATAGGCAAAAGTTTCAATCACTTGGTGGCAAAATACCAAAAGGGTGTTTACTGGTTGGTCCTCCAGGAACTGGTAAAACTTTACTTGCACGAGCAATTGCAGGTGAAGCAAAGGTACCATTTTTTAGTATTTCTGGTTCTGATTTTGTTGAGATGTTCGTTGGAGTTGGGGCTAGTCGTGTTCGTGATATGTTCGATCAAGGAAAAAAAAGTGCTCCTTGTATAATTTTCATTGATGAAATAGATGCAGTGGGTCGGCATCGCGGCATTGGGCTTGGTGGCGGCAATGACGAAAGAGAACAAACTTTAAACCAACTACTTGTTGAAATGGATGGCTTTGAATCCAATGATGGAGTAATAATTATTGCTGCTACTAATCGTCCAGATGTTTTAGATCCAGCATTACTTAGACCTGGACGTTTTGATAGGCAAGTTACTATATCTGCACCAGATATTAACGGACGTGAGAAGATACTAAATGTACATGCAAAACATGCACCTTTGGCACCAAATGTTAACATTAGAACGGTTGCAAGAGGAACTCCTGGGTTTTGTGGAGCTGATCTGGCAAATTTAGTAAATGAAGCATCTCTCATAGCTGCCAGGAGAGATCAAAAAGTGGTGACGATGGCAGATTTTGAATATGCACGCGATAAAGTGATGATGGGAGCAGAAAGACGTTCTTTAATGATGACAGATGAAGAAAAACAGCTGACTGCTTACCATGAAGCAGGCCATGCAGTTGTAGCTTTTTATAGTCCAGCCTCTGATCCAATACATAAAGCAACTATTATCCCAAGAGGAAGGAGCTTAGGGCTTGTTATGCGTCTTCCAGAAACAGATAGAGTATCACATACGAGAGAAAAGATGATCGCTGACATCACTGTTGCCATGGGTGGAAGAGTTGCAGAAGAACTTATTTTTGGTCACGATAAAGTTACCAGCGGTGCTTCATCAGATATCAAGCAAGCAACTGCTATATCACGTGCTATGGTCATAAAGTGGGGCATGAGTGATAAAGTTGGGCCACTGGATCACAGTAGAGAAAATATCACCAGAGAAAGCAGCGCTGAGGTGATTTCTGATAGTACTGCAGAGCTTATAGATCAAGAGATAAAAAATATTATCTCTATGTGCTATGATAAAGCTAAAAGTATTCTTACTGAACATGAAGATAAGTTAGAGCTAATTGCCTCTAATCTATTAAAATTTGAAACTTTAACTGGTGATGATATTAAGGATATCTTTGATGGTAAGGAGATTGTCATAAAAGATGAAGAAACAGGCGAAGAGATAAAAAGGTCTTCACTACCTTTAAAAGGCTGATATACTACTAATTTTATAATGTTATTATGAGCGTTAATTGCGGCATAGTTGGCCTGCCAAATATAGGAAAATCAACTCTATTTAATGCTCTTACTCAAACTGCACTGGCTGAAGCCGCAAATTATCCATTTTGTACAATAGAACCAAATGTGGGGCGTGTAGCTATTAAAGATAGGCGTTTAGTGAAGCTTGCAAAAATTGCCGGATCTCAAAAAGTTATATATAATCAACTTGAAGTTGTAGATATTGCAGGCCTGGTTAAAGGTGCAAGCAAAGGTGAGGGCCTGGGCAATAAGTTTTTAAGTCAT
This sequence is a window from Candidatus Mesenet endosymbiont of Phosphuga atrata. Protein-coding genes within it:
- the ftsH gene encoding ATP-dependent zinc metalloprotease FtsH, with product MRKIFEGLLIWLVIITIVAVVYFQLNGRVLSKNNINLPFSSFLNKLDGNEIESVVIKQNSIEGKLKDGSSFISSGIIYNDLIKMLHDKQVNFSFSTGESFLGLIGSVLISWFPMFLLIIVWFVFLKQMQAGGNRTMSFGKSRARLMTDNRKRITFDDVAGIDEAKEELVEIVDFLKHRQKFQSLGGKIPKGCLLVGPPGTGKTLLARAIAGEAKVPFFSISGSDFVEMFVGVGASRVRDMFDQGKKSAPCIIFIDEIDAVGRHRGIGLGGGNDEREQTLNQLLVEMDGFESNDGVIIIAATNRPDVLDPALLRPGRFDRQVTISAPDINGREKILNVHAKHAPLAPNVNIRTVARGTPGFCGADLANLVNEASLIAARRDQKVVTMADFEYARDKVMMGAERRSLMMTDEEKQLTAYHEAGHAVVAFYSPASDPIHKATIIPRGRSLGLVMRLPETDRVSHTREKMIADITVAMGGRVAEELIFGHDKVTSGASSDIKQATAISRAMVIKWGMSDKVGPLDHSRENITRESSAEVISDSTAELIDQEIKNIISMCYDKAKSILTEHEDKLELIASNLLKFETLTGDDIKDIFDGKEIVIKDEETGEEIKRSSLPLKG
- the nuoI gene encoding NADH-quinone oxidoreductase subunit NuoI — protein: MKLKKVQYWFFIELIKGLYITLKYMFKPKVTIRYPMEKGPLSARFRGEHALRLYPNGEERCIACKLCEAICPAQAITIEAEERQDGSRRTTRYDIDMTKCIYCGLCQEACPVDAIVEGPNFEFATETREELMYDKEKLLANGKIWEEAIVARLKENQPYY
- the gltX gene encoding glutamate--tRNA ligase — encoded protein: MEMLTRFAPSPTGYLHVGNIRTALVCYLYARSCDGKLLLRFDDTDIERSNVTYIDSIIEDLKWLGIETNLSFKQSERFERYNEVFSSLMKEGHIYPCYESKEELDIKRKMQLKQGLPPIYDRNSLTLSAQQKEQYERKPYFRFKLDEDAIIFWDDEIRGEVKFLVKNISDPIIKRTDGSYTYMLPSTIDDIDYNITHIIRGEDHITNTAVQIHIMNALKAKVPKFAHLSLLHMGEDKISKRKGGLNIKYLKEDGLEPMAINSYLAKIGTSDVIKAQTSMKSLVESFSIQKFSAASVKFDLSDIYRLNAKIFSNMSFESVKERLNSMQSPDFWYLIRNNIERFSDTEKWWKICTTNIKTVIIDNELINLVLSLLPEEKWDENTWTRWVESIMLKTKIERNDLFMQLRLALTGLDKGPSLAKLLPLIGKERVILRLGDN
- the lepB gene encoding signal peptidase I is translated as MCECPKRKTVCSFILVVLVAVLFRSLLFEPFHIPSGSMKSTLLVGDYIFVNKYAYGYSRYSFPFAPKIFKGRIFYHKPQAGDVVVFRPVGKESINYIKRIIGLPGDKIQLINGDLYINNKKMKHEKITDFVDIDRNDNKAVVPRYEEIIYNGRKYEVLKLDKHFNDNANNTQVYTVPQDHFFVLGDNRDNSQDSRYIGFIPMENLVGRAEIVALSFKSWLPPKLRLDRILRKI
- the tilS gene encoding tRNA lysidine(34) synthetase TilS, whose translation is MNQEFTSVIDDFKLEQNFAVAVSGGIDSMVLLHLVAQWAGEKKEAVPIVLTVNHNLRSEAKEEVLFVSKHAEQLGIPCYILSWEIKEKIKSNVQSRARNARYELLTQWCKQNQVKHLLTAHNLDDQAETFFIRLERGSGVDGLSAMSKKSIFNDIYILRPLLTFSRKVLTEYALSHNVKWIEDPSNRDNKYKRTIYRNFLKISENPEVLMKRICLTSMHMKRALIALMHYTKIAFNQCVIISALGYIEIKLIEFYQLPEEIATRVLVYSLMVIGEKYYKPRYGSFSIIFNQIWHKDYKRDHTLHGCTIMKSKGNIMILREAAKIIDKTIELKQNETIEYEWDNRFLCTIRNIPCNQTVTITILKTYSQLPEHLKKYHQKIICSLPILVKDEKILAYPHINCDNVDFSISSHPVKENIMNCINYITDEEVFA